In the genome of Pseudomonas sp. HS6, one region contains:
- a CDS encoding zinc-dependent alcohol dehydrogenase family protein, producing the protein MTDSMHMRALIVDTANAPLRLVSLERPVAGAGQVLVRIKASGVNPLDLKIRAGQAAHARQPLPAVLGLDLAGVIEAVGEGVQGWAPGDEVYALATGIGGVQGSLADFAAVDARLLARKPVNLSMREAAGLPLVLITAWEGLVDRARVRAGQKVLIHGGAGGVGHVAVQIARALGAEVFATGSAGQRGIIEGYGATFIDYREMSVEDYVREYAAGEGFDIVYDTVGGETLDASFKAARIYHGHVLSCLGWGEHSLAPLSFRGATYSGVFTLLPLLTGKGGEHHGEILRQVALLIEAGEVKPLLDARRFTLESAGEAHELLSSKAVHGRLVVEI; encoded by the coding sequence ATGACTGACTCAATGCACATGCGCGCGCTGATAGTGGACACCGCCAACGCTCCGCTACGCTTGGTTTCCCTTGAACGCCCCGTGGCGGGTGCCGGACAGGTGTTGGTGCGGATCAAGGCCAGCGGTGTGAATCCGCTGGACCTGAAAATCCGTGCGGGGCAGGCCGCTCATGCGCGACAACCGCTGCCGGCGGTGTTGGGGCTGGATCTGGCGGGGGTGATCGAAGCGGTAGGTGAGGGCGTGCAGGGCTGGGCGCCGGGCGATGAAGTTTATGCGTTGGCAACCGGCATTGGAGGTGTGCAGGGTTCGCTGGCCGATTTTGCGGCGGTTGATGCGCGGCTTTTGGCGCGTAAACCGGTCAATCTGAGCATGCGCGAAGCCGCAGGTTTACCGTTGGTGCTGATTACTGCCTGGGAAGGCCTGGTGGATCGGGCTCGGGTAAGGGCTGGGCAAAAGGTATTGATTCACGGTGGTGCGGGCGGTGTCGGACATGTGGCAGTGCAAATCGCCCGGGCGCTCGGTGCCGAGGTTTTTGCGACGGGGTCCGCAGGGCAACGCGGAATTATTGAAGGTTATGGCGCGACGTTCATTGATTACCGTGAGATGTCGGTCGAGGACTATGTCCGTGAGTACGCGGCCGGGGAGGGTTTCGATATTGTTTATGACACGGTGGGCGGTGAAACGCTGGATGCGTCGTTCAAGGCTGCGCGGATATACCACGGACATGTGTTGAGTTGCCTCGGGTGGGGGGAGCATAGTCTGGCGCCGCTGTCCTTCCGGGGGGCGACCTACTCTGGCGTGTTTACCTTGTTGCCGCTGCTGACGGGAAAGGGTGGCGAGCACCATGGTGAGATCCTGCGCCAGGTAGCCTTGTTGATCGAAGCTGGAGAGGTGAAGCCACTGCTCGATGCGCGTCGGTTCACGCTGGAGTCCGCTGGCGAGGCCCATGAGCTGCTTTCATCGAAAGCAGTTCATGGGCGCCTGGTGGTAGAGATCTAG
- the rhtA gene encoding threonine/homoserine exporter RhtA, whose protein sequence is MNDQPRSLVSILFPVGLILIAMASIQSGASLAKSMFPIVGAQGTTTLRLMFASVIMVLLLRPWKAKLTAKSLRTVIVYGMALGGMNFLFYMSLRTVPLGIAVALEFTGPLAVAIYASRRAIDFLWIALAAVGLLLLIPTGATTAGLDLTGVAYALGAGVCWALYILFGQKAGADNGVTTAALGVMIAALFVAPIGIVHAGAALLTPSLIPIAIGVAILSTALPYTLEMIALTRMPARTFGTLMSIEPAFGALSGLLFLQEYLSLSQWMAILCIILASVGATMTMGSHAKPVIAAD, encoded by the coding sequence ATGAACGACCAACCCCGCAGTCTTGTATCCATCCTGTTTCCGGTTGGCCTGATATTGATTGCCATGGCATCAATCCAGTCAGGCGCCTCTCTGGCCAAAAGCATGTTCCCCATCGTGGGCGCCCAAGGTACAACCACGCTACGCCTGATGTTCGCCAGCGTGATCATGGTGCTACTGCTGAGACCCTGGAAGGCAAAGCTGACGGCCAAATCGCTGCGCACCGTGATCGTGTATGGGATGGCGCTGGGCGGCATGAACTTTCTCTTCTATATGTCCTTACGCACTGTGCCGCTCGGCATTGCGGTTGCGCTGGAGTTCACCGGGCCGCTGGCCGTAGCCATCTACGCATCCCGTCGTGCAATCGACTTTCTCTGGATTGCCCTCGCCGCAGTCGGATTGCTGCTATTGATACCAACAGGTGCGACGACAGCGGGCCTCGACCTTACCGGTGTGGCCTATGCGCTTGGCGCTGGTGTTTGCTGGGCGCTTTACATTCTCTTCGGCCAGAAGGCCGGCGCTGACAACGGCGTGACGACCGCAGCACTGGGCGTGATGATCGCAGCACTGTTCGTTGCCCCCATTGGCATCGTCCACGCAGGTGCCGCGTTGCTGACGCCTTCGCTGATCCCGATAGCCATCGGTGTCGCCATTCTCTCCACGGCCCTGCCTTATACCCTGGAAATGATCGCCCTCACCCGCATGCCAGCCCGCACCTTCGGCACGCTGATGAGTATCGAGCCGGCATTTGGTGCTCTATCAGGGCTGCTATTCCTGCAGGAATACCTTTCTTTGTCACAATGGATGGCGATCCTGTGCATTATCCTGGCTTCCGTCGGTGCAACCATGACCATGGGCAGCCATGCCAAGCCCGTGATTGCGGCGGATTGA
- a CDS encoding 2-hydroxychromene-2-carboxylate isomerase — MSKTVEFYFDLGSPATYLAYTQLPGICAETGSQLIYIPMLLGGVFKATGNASPAMIPAKGRYMFQDLDRYAKRYDVPLKFNPHFPINTLMLMRAVTGIQLRHPERFLAFIDCLFKALWVDGRGLDEPTTVAAVLTEHGFNPEQVLALTNDEAVKTTLKDNTETAVKRGVFGAPSMFIGNQLFFGQDRLDFVEEALR, encoded by the coding sequence ATGAGCAAAACCGTGGAGTTCTACTTCGACCTCGGCAGCCCCGCCACCTATCTCGCGTACACCCAACTGCCAGGAATCTGCGCCGAAACCGGCAGCCAGTTGATCTATATCCCGATGCTGCTGGGCGGCGTATTCAAGGCCACAGGCAATGCGTCACCGGCGATGATCCCGGCCAAGGGCCGCTACATGTTTCAGGATCTGGACCGCTACGCCAAACGCTACGACGTGCCCCTGAAATTCAATCCCCATTTTCCGATCAATACCCTGATGTTGATGCGAGCGGTGACCGGCATTCAATTGCGGCACCCGGAGCGCTTCCTCGCGTTCATCGACTGCCTGTTCAAAGCGCTTTGGGTTGATGGCCGCGGTCTCGATGAACCGACAACGGTCGCAGCGGTGCTGACCGAACACGGTTTCAATCCTGAGCAGGTACTGGCACTGACCAATGATGAAGCGGTCAAGACTACCCTCAAGGACAACACCGAGACAGCCGTCAAGCGTGGAGTCTTCGGCGCGCCGAGCATGTTCATCGGCAACCAGTTGTTCTTCGGTCAGGATCGTCTCGACTTCGTTGAAGAAGCCCTGCGCTAG
- a CDS encoding aminotransferase class V-fold PLP-dependent enzyme, producing the protein MNERPLYFDYAATTPVDERVIKVMVECLGFNGNFGNPASSSHAFGQQARKTVENARQQVADLVGAQAQQIVWTSGATESNNLALKGVAQARGVSGGHIITSQIEHKAILDTARQLQDAGVAVTYLVPDAEGLITPQAVSEAMRDDTFLVSLMLVNNELGTVNDIPAIGEVVRGRGALFHVDAAQGAGKVAIDLAQWPVDLMSFSAHKLYGPKGIGALYVGPRAQQRLQAQIHGGGHEGGLRSGTLATHQIAAMGSAFALAAEAFEGEKKTIVALRDRLLGQLLSLPGVRLNGSSTQRIPHTLSLTFSEGEFNPAALSHSIAFSATSACNSASNTPSHVLLALGHDAHLAGRTIRLSLGRFTTAEDIDNAVDLIKTACASAPAFWATGL; encoded by the coding sequence ATGAATGAACGTCCGCTGTATTTCGATTACGCCGCCACCACCCCGGTGGACGAGCGGGTCATCAAGGTGATGGTCGAGTGTCTGGGGTTCAACGGTAACTTCGGCAACCCGGCTTCCAGTTCCCACGCCTTCGGCCAGCAGGCACGAAAAACCGTCGAGAACGCCCGGCAGCAAGTGGCCGACCTGGTCGGCGCCCAGGCGCAACAGATTGTCTGGACTTCCGGTGCGACTGAGTCCAACAACCTCGCCCTCAAAGGCGTGGCGCAGGCCCGTGGTGTGTCCGGCGGGCACATCATCACCAGTCAGATTGAACACAAAGCCATCCTCGACACCGCCCGGCAATTGCAGGACGCCGGTGTCGCCGTGACCTATCTGGTGCCGGACGCCGAGGGCCTGATCACGCCGCAAGCAGTCAGCGAAGCGATGCGCGACGACACCTTTCTGGTGTCGCTGATGCTGGTCAACAACGAACTCGGCACCGTCAACGACATCCCGGCCATCGGCGAAGTGGTGCGTGGACGCGGGGCGCTATTCCACGTCGATGCGGCCCAGGGCGCCGGCAAGGTCGCGATCGATCTGGCGCAATGGCCGGTGGACCTGATGTCGTTCTCGGCACACAAGCTCTATGGCCCCAAAGGGATCGGCGCGCTGTACGTCGGCCCACGTGCGCAACAGCGCTTGCAGGCGCAGATTCACGGTGGCGGCCACGAGGGCGGCTTGCGTTCCGGTACGCTGGCGACGCATCAGATCGCTGCCATGGGCTCGGCATTTGCCCTGGCCGCTGAAGCCTTTGAAGGCGAGAAGAAAACCATCGTCGCGTTGCGCGATCGACTGCTCGGACAACTGTTGAGCCTGCCCGGCGTGCGCCTCAATGGCAGCAGCACTCAACGTATTCCGCACACCCTGAGCCTGACCTTCAGTGAAGGCGAGTTCAACCCGGCTGCGCTGAGCCATTCGATCGCGTTTTCCGCGACCTCGGCCTGCAACTCCGCCAGCAACACACCGTCTCACGTGCTACTGGCATTGGGGCACGATGCGCATTTGGCCGGCCGCACCATTCGTCTGAGCCTCGGCCGTTTCACTACCGCCGAAGACATCGACAACGCTGTAGATCTGATCAAGACCGCCTGCGCCAGTGCTCCGGCATTCTGGGCGACAGGGCTTTAA
- a CDS encoding LysR family transcriptional regulator, whose protein sequence is MDKLNAMAIFVRVVERGSFSAVARELHTTQPTISKVLRALESQLGGKLIARSTRKLSLTDEGQRYYNECRNILAAVDAAEHSFQSGREAVAGSLRIGSSVSFGRLQIASRLPGFLERYPQVQIDLHLNDQNLDLVNEGLDVSLRIGELNDSGMIARRVGTTHRVSVAAPAYLQRYEHPQSPQDLAQHNCLQFNLLESQNLWTYEKDGQRHEVRITGNAQSNNSEAIREMVLGGLGISLSPVWLFSDDLKAGRVVALLQDYQTRSLPIHAVSPANRRQSARVNAFVDYMTQALAAAPELQPFK, encoded by the coding sequence ATGGACAAGCTCAACGCAATGGCCATCTTCGTCCGGGTGGTCGAACGCGGCAGTTTCTCCGCCGTTGCCCGGGAACTGCACACCACCCAGCCGACCATCAGCAAAGTCCTGCGTGCCCTTGAGAGCCAACTGGGCGGTAAGCTGATTGCCCGCAGCACACGCAAGTTGTCACTGACAGATGAGGGTCAGCGGTACTACAACGAATGCCGAAATATCCTCGCGGCCGTGGATGCAGCCGAACACAGCTTCCAGTCTGGCAGGGAAGCGGTTGCCGGATCGTTGCGAATTGGCTCCTCAGTGAGCTTCGGTCGGCTACAGATCGCCTCGCGCCTGCCCGGTTTTCTTGAGCGCTACCCGCAAGTGCAGATTGACCTGCATCTGAACGACCAGAACCTGGATCTTGTCAACGAAGGCCTGGATGTCAGCCTGCGCATTGGCGAGTTGAACGACAGCGGCATGATCGCCCGTCGAGTCGGCACCACCCATCGCGTCAGCGTCGCAGCACCTGCTTATCTGCAACGCTATGAACATCCGCAATCACCGCAGGATCTTGCGCAGCACAACTGCCTGCAATTCAACCTGCTCGAATCGCAAAACCTGTGGACTTACGAAAAGGACGGCCAACGCCACGAGGTACGCATCACAGGCAATGCCCAGAGCAACAACTCCGAGGCCATCCGCGAAATGGTATTGGGAGGATTGGGGATTTCGCTGTCACCTGTCTGGCTGTTCAGTGACGATTTGAAGGCCGGTCGAGTGGTTGCCCTGTTGCAGGATTACCAGACCCGATCACTGCCGATACACGCCGTGTCCCCGGCGAACCGTCGCCAGTCCGCCAGGGTCAACGCGTTTGTCGATTACATGACCCAGGCGCTGGCTGCAGCGCCCGAGCTTCAACCTTTTAAATAG
- a CDS encoding aminopeptidase P family protein, which translates to MSTQTLTEGTVPQRLAHTRELMRREGIHALLVPSADPHLSEYLPGYWQGRQWLSGFHGSVGTLIVTTDFAGVWADSRYWEQATKELKGSGIELVKLQPGQPSPLDWLAEQTPEGGVVAVDGAVMAVASARTLGSKLEARGASLRTDLDLLNEVWSDRPGLPKAPIYQHLPPQATVSRGEKLAQLRETLQERGADWHFIATLDDIAWLFNLRGGDVSFNPVFVSFALISQQQAMLFVALSKVDAQLRAVLEKDGVTLRDYSEVADALAAIPNGVSLLVDPARVTSGLLGNLDSGVKLVEGLNPTTLAKSQKSPADAEHIRQAMEQDGAALCEFFTWLESAWGRERITELTIDEKLTAARERRPDYVSLSFNTIAAYNANGAMPHYHATPEEHAVIEGDGLLLIDSGGQYLGGTTDITRMVAVGTPSEEQKRDCTRVLKGVIALSRAQFPKGILSPLLDAIARAPIWAENVDYGHGTGHGVGYFLNVHEGPQVIAYQAAPAPQTAMQLGMITSIEPGTYRPGRWGVRIENLAMNVLAGSSEFGEFLKFETLTLCPIDTRCLEPSLLTQEEKEWFNAYHAEVRERLSPLLDGAALEWLNTRTAAI; encoded by the coding sequence ATGAGTACCCAGACTTTGACCGAAGGAACGGTTCCCCAGCGCCTGGCGCACACCCGCGAACTGATGCGTCGCGAAGGCATCCACGCACTGCTGGTGCCGTCCGCGGACCCGCACTTGTCGGAATACCTGCCGGGTTATTGGCAGGGGCGGCAATGGTTGTCGGGTTTTCATGGCTCGGTGGGGACATTGATTGTCACCACTGATTTCGCCGGGGTCTGGGCCGACAGTCGTTACTGGGAACAGGCGACCAAGGAGCTCAAGGGCAGCGGCATCGAGCTGGTCAAGTTGCAACCGGGTCAACCGAGCCCGCTGGACTGGCTGGCCGAGCAGACGCCGGAAGGTGGCGTGGTCGCGGTCGACGGCGCAGTAATGGCCGTGGCGTCGGCGCGGACCCTGGGTAGCAAGCTCGAAGCGCGGGGCGCTAGCCTGCGTACCGACCTCGACTTGTTGAACGAAGTCTGGAGCGACCGTCCGGGCCTGCCGAAAGCGCCGATCTATCAACATTTGCCGCCGCAGGCGACCGTCAGCCGTGGCGAGAAACTCGCCCAGCTGCGTGAAACCCTGCAGGAACGCGGCGCCGATTGGCACTTCATCGCCACCCTCGACGACATCGCCTGGCTGTTCAACCTGCGTGGCGGCGATGTGTCGTTCAACCCGGTGTTCGTTTCCTTTGCGTTGATCAGCCAGCAACAAGCCATGCTGTTTGTGGCCTTGAGCAAGGTCGACGCGCAGCTGCGTGCGGTGCTGGAAAAAGATGGCGTGACCTTGCGCGACTACAGCGAAGTCGCTGACGCTTTGGCTGCGATCCCGAACGGCGTAAGCCTGCTTGTGGATCCGGCGCGGGTGACCAGCGGTCTGCTGGGCAACCTCGACAGTGGCGTGAAACTGGTCGAAGGCCTGAACCCGACTACGTTGGCCAAATCACAAAAAAGCCCGGCGGATGCCGAGCACATCCGTCAGGCGATGGAGCAGGACGGCGCGGCGCTGTGCGAGTTCTTCACCTGGCTGGAATCGGCCTGGGGGCGCGAGCGCATTACCGAGCTGACCATCGACGAGAAACTCACGGCGGCCCGTGAGCGTCGCCCGGATTATGTATCGCTGAGTTTCAACACCATCGCTGCGTACAACGCCAACGGCGCGATGCCGCACTACCACGCCACCCCGGAAGAACACGCGGTGATCGAGGGCGACGGCTTGCTGCTGATCGACTCTGGTGGCCAATACCTGGGCGGTACCACTGACATCACCCGCATGGTGGCCGTTGGTACGCCGAGCGAAGAACAGAAACGTGACTGCACCCGCGTCTTGAAAGGCGTGATTGCCTTGTCCCGTGCGCAATTCCCGAAAGGCATTCTGTCGCCGTTGCTGGACGCGATTGCCCGTGCGCCGATCTGGGCTGAAAACGTGGATTACGGCCATGGCACCGGTCACGGTGTGGGTTATTTCCTCAATGTTCACGAAGGTCCGCAGGTGATCGCCTATCAGGCTGCGCCGGCGCCGCAAACCGCCATGCAGCTGGGAATGATCACTTCCATCGAGCCGGGTACTTATCGTCCAGGTCGCTGGGGTGTGCGCATCGAGAACCTGGCGATGAACGTCCTGGCTGGAAGCAGCGAGTTCGGCGAATTCCTCAAGTTCGAAACTCTGACCCTGTGCCCAATCGACACTCGCTGCCTGGAGCCGTCGTTGCTGACGCAGGAAGAGAAGGAGTGGTTCAATGCCTATCACGCCGAGGTGCGCGAGCGTTTGAGCCCGTTGCTGGATGGCGCGGCCCTGGAATGGCTGAACACGCGTACTGCCGCTATTTAA
- a CDS encoding TetR/AcrR family transcriptional regulator — translation MRYSAGHKLETKEKLLQSSSLSAKKSGFSTMGVDGLMKTIGLSGAAFYSHFSSKDALFAAIVERELCQSLDRLGGRGEQDRERLERCLKLYLNMAHVEQPELGCALPALGAEIARSDVVVREQAELWICRLQESWAQILESDSLAWAILSQCVGALVVARMLASPQVQQRVLESSHEEIGRQLAVQRAQ, via the coding sequence ATGCGGTACTCCGCCGGTCACAAGCTTGAAACCAAAGAAAAGCTGCTGCAAAGCAGCTCGCTGTCCGCGAAAAAAAGCGGTTTTTCAACGATGGGTGTTGATGGCCTGATGAAGACGATCGGCCTGAGCGGTGCGGCGTTCTACAGTCATTTCTCGTCCAAGGACGCTTTGTTCGCCGCTATCGTCGAGCGCGAGTTGTGTCAGAGCCTGGATCGGCTTGGTGGGCGGGGGGAGCAGGATCGTGAGCGGTTGGAGCGATGCCTGAAGCTGTATCTGAACATGGCGCATGTCGAGCAACCTGAGCTGGGTTGCGCATTACCTGCGTTAGGTGCCGAGATTGCGCGGTCGGATGTCGTTGTGCGGGAACAGGCTGAGCTATGGATTTGTCGGCTTCAGGAAAGTTGGGCGCAAATTCTGGAGAGCGACAGCCTGGCCTGGGCCATTCTGTCGCAATGTGTCGGGGCGTTGGTGGTTGCGCGAATGCTGGCGTCCCCACAAGTTCAGCAGCGGGTGCTGGAATCCAGTCACGAAGAGATCGGCCGCCAGCTCGCCGTTCAGCGAGCACAATAG
- a CDS encoding SDR family oxidoreductase: MNNKKVVLVVGAGDATGGAIARRFAKEGFIACVTRRSADKLQPLVEAIQADGGEAHGFACDARKEEDVIALIEDIETRLGPIEAFVFNIGANVPCSILEETARKYFKIWEMACFSGFLNAREVAKRMVTRQRGTILFTGATAGLRGASGFAAFAGAKHGIRALAQSMARELGPMNIHVAHIVVDGAIDTDFIRSNFPDKYATKDQDGILNPEHIAENYWYLHSQPRDAWSFELDLRPWNERW, translated from the coding sequence ATGAATAACAAGAAGGTCGTATTGGTTGTCGGTGCAGGTGATGCCACGGGTGGCGCCATCGCCAGGCGGTTCGCCAAAGAAGGTTTCATCGCTTGCGTCACACGGCGCAGCGCCGACAAATTGCAGCCGTTGGTGGAAGCCATTCAGGCGGACGGCGGCGAAGCCCACGGTTTTGCCTGCGATGCGCGGAAGGAAGAAGACGTCATTGCACTGATCGAAGATATCGAAACCCGTCTCGGGCCGATTGAAGCGTTTGTTTTCAACATCGGGGCCAACGTGCCTTGCAGCATTCTCGAAGAAACTGCACGCAAGTATTTCAAGATCTGGGAAATGGCTTGTTTCTCAGGGTTCCTCAATGCTCGCGAAGTGGCCAAGCGAATGGTCACCCGCCAGCGCGGCACCATTCTGTTCACCGGAGCTACCGCCGGGCTACGAGGCGCCTCCGGTTTTGCCGCATTTGCCGGGGCCAAGCACGGCATCCGCGCACTGGCGCAAAGCATGGCCAGAGAACTCGGCCCGATGAACATTCACGTTGCCCACATCGTGGTCGACGGTGCCATCGATACCGACTTTATCCGCAGCAATTTCCCCGACAAATACGCAACCAAGGATCAGGACGGTATTCTCAATCCCGAGCACATCGCCGAGAACTATTGGTACCTGCACAGCCAGCCAAGGGACGCCTGGTCTTTCGAGCTGGATCTGCGCCCCTGGAACGAACGCTGGTAA